A section of the Acropora muricata isolate sample 2 chromosome 4, ASM3666990v1, whole genome shotgun sequence genome encodes:
- the LOC136915129 gene encoding histamine H2 receptor-like isoform X1, producing MSYSASPITAVREFNSTSHSPAESNQSRNETESIFQHQEILSVSMIVLLAFICLLVVLVNGFVVFLICKNRTLKSITNMLLASLAFSDLISGFVGFPLLVSCLKSGSFAICVSSTIFFRFIAISSICHVLLVACDRYIAIVHPFRHASVVTKWRAIAATAFVWLFAFSASAIQLSWHGLDENSLFDHEAALDFNVKYTKTCIVLFFAVPLLLMCYIYGRIFYISYKLAKNDRERVVMQREHAQASHSLLHEWRGRSVLLIMLVIFVSCWLPFFLTVIDDHREPRQSPPTPLWVERVLVVLNFIPPLSNPILCTLAKKDFRQALRGLFAAGNNLRHNSERRSTTTNATELL from the coding sequence ATGTCTTATTCTGCCTCCCCAATAACAGCAGTGAGAGAGTTTAACTCGACATCTCACTCGCCTGCAGAGTCTAACCAATCGAGAAACGAGACAGAATCGATTTTTCAACACCAAGAAATTCTTTCGGTGTCGATGATTGTGCTTTTAGCCTTCATTTGTCTGCTCGTCGTGCTTGTGAATGGGTTTGTGGTCTTCTTAATCTGCAAAAACAGAACTTTAAAATCAATCACCAACATGCTGCTGGCCTCTTTGGCATTTTCCGACCTAATTTCAGGTTTCGTGGGATTTCCTCTCCTCGTTTCGTGTTTGAAGAGTGGAAGCTTCGCAATCTGTGTATCGTCCACGATTTTCTTCCGTTTCATCGCCATTTCCTCAATATGCCATGTTCTTCTTGTGGCTTGTGATCGTTACATCGCCATTGTGCATCCATTTCGACACGCTTCCGTTGTgacaaaatggcgggcaattgcAGCAACCGCTTTTGTGTGGCTGTTTGCATTTTCCGCTTCTGCTATCCAGCTGTCTTGGCATGGTCTGGACGAGAACTCTTTGTTTGACCATGAGGCTGCGCTTGATTTCAACGTTAAGTACACTAAAACATGCATCGTTCTTTTCTTCGCTGTTCCACTGCTTCTCATGTGTTACATTTATGGGCGTATATTCTACATCTCCTACAAGCTCGCCAAGAACGATCGCGAACGTGTTGTGATGCAGCGTGAGCATGCACAGGCATCCCACTCTCTTCTTCATGAGTGGCGAGGTCGCAGTGTATTGTTGATCATGCTTGTGATTTTTGTTTCCTGTTGGCTTCCATTTTTCTTAACTGTAATTGATGACCACAGGGAACCCAGGCAGTCACCTCCCACGCCACTTTGGGTCGAGCGTGTGCTTGTAGTCCTCAACTTCATTCCGCCGTTGTCCAATCCTATCCTTTGCACATTAGCAAAGAAGGATTTCCGTCAAGCTTTAAGAGGATTATTCGCTGCAGGCAACAATCTGCGGCATAACTCGGAGAGGAGGTCAACCACAACCAATGCTACAGAATTACTCTAG
- the LOC136915129 gene encoding beta-2 adrenergic receptor-like isoform X2: MKMPSLSNASMIDNSSSYGNNSSSNQDLGEESEPLLPTPMIAVLSLIGLLAVVINGMVIFLMFKRKVLRSLTNVFLGSLALSDLVTSLFGIPVLVACLETEIFKICLVSRIFYQFTGVSSICHVLLVAFDRFLAIVHPLKRNSLVTKRRAVSAILFIWLLSFLTSTIRLSWVKYDDTSSTNCTQDDQDFDMKYNVILICVFFVVPFITMCSIYGHIFYISFMLARRDRRLNSALRTESRSTLHEWRGRSLLVIMMVIFVGCWLPFFLSVLGDSLNNQESSTSDVRTQRLLVVLAFIPPLLNPLLCTLAKKDFRRVLRELICKQKYRQQRAYHPYSSTSMI, encoded by the coding sequence ATGAAAATGCCTTCTTTGTCAAATGCGTCGATGATCGACAACAGTTCAAGTTATGGTAACAATTCCTCCAGCAATCAGGATCTGGGAGAAGAATCGGAGCCGCTTTTGCCTACCCCCATGATTGCAGTTTTAAGTTTGATCGGTCTTCTCGCAGTTGTTATCAATGGCATGGTAATCTTTCTGATGTTCAAGAGGAAAGTACTGAGATCTCTCACCAACGTATTTCTGGGCTCGTTAGCCCTCTCAGATCTCGTTACCAGCCTATTTGGAATTCCTGTTTTGGTGGCGTGCTTGGAGacggaaattttcaaaatctgcCTTGTTTCTAGAATTTTCTACCAATTCACGGGGGTCTCGTCAATTTGCCACGTTCTTCTCGTCGCATTTGACCGTTTTCTCGCCATAGTGCATCCACTGAAACGCAATTCACTTGTCACGAAAAGGCGCGCAGTTAGTGCCATTCTGTTTATCTGGTTGTTGTCGTTTTTGACATCTACTATCAGGCTGTCTTGGGTAAAGTACGACGACACATCTTCGACAAATTGCACCCAAGACGATCAGGATTTCGATATGAAATACAATGTGATCCTTATCTGTGTTTTCTTTGTCGTTCCTTTTATAACGATGTGTTCCATTTATGGACACATTTTCTACATCTCCTTTATGCTCGCTAGAAGGGATCGGCGTCTCAACTCCGCCCTGCGTACCGAATCGCGATCGACTCTCCACGAGTGGCGAGGTCGAAGCTTGTTGGTGATTATGATGGTTATTTTCGTGGGTTGTTGGCTGCCATTTTTCTTGTCAGTATTGGGTGACAGCCTTAACAACCAAGAGTCCTCTACGTCAGACGTCCGCACTCAACGGTTACTCGTTGTGCTGGCATTCATTCCGCCTTTGTTAAATCCTCTCTTGTGCACGTTGGCCAAGAAAGATTTCCGTCGAGTTCTAAGAGAGCTGATCTGCAAACAGAAATACCGCCAGCAAAGGGCTTATCACCCATACTCTAGTACTTCCATGATCTAG
- the LOC136915122 gene encoding uncharacterized protein: MAMLRALTFLLLVPIVFSRLRWRLLSPRNDSNGFPAARRDSSIGFIQAEKKLVVFGGKQGGKNFDDTWIYDLSKRKWELVNPTSRPPKRFSMVYGAFGKYFFISTGEYKGSPRQFFDDIWRFDLSSLSWRRLDENSETRPEQRYGSSGGIFNNGDDNNGFYVTHGFSGRRYSNTFKFDLGKNEWQLKFTGSNNYNPNLPHARCLHSATMIQSDELLLYGGCLGGGGTGGPCPSKDSWKFSANKKEWTKLPECSNPRMYTSMAMLPPLNGSERRAVLYAGQEKSISVLGTPNYDANEVTVFNPETNEWKRVTVEGDNVPVKRAGHVMATTDEGIVVFGGEDVDNGDLLNDLWLLEGSASDADASPSAGGCGSYDFNLIGLHALFMFLGWGVFLQAGAFIARYFRHVENAWWFKMHRIFQVTGLVLAFLGLVCAAVSVPFGHLNFAHGGLGFVIMVIGLLQPLNAHFRPHAPKANEIKTKGRFIWELFHKNLGRLALFLALINISLGFFLALVPSAVLAVWFVLLGLYITAHVLMEVRFRLKTSPKSPKVVTIAMD; the protein is encoded by the exons ATGGCTATGTTGAGAGCTTTAACTTTCCTTTTGCTTGTACCTATCGTTTTTTCGAGGCTCAGATGGCGTCTTTTGTCGCCGAGAAACGATTCGAATGGATTCCCCGCTGCTAGGCGAGATTCGTCGATCGGGTTCATCCAAGCCGAGAAGAAGCTGGTAGTCTTTGGGGGAAAGCAAGGAGGAAAAAATTTCGACGATACCTGGATTTACGATTTGTCGAAGAGAAAATGGGAACTGGTGAACCCAACATCGAGGCCTCCGAAACGCTTCAGTATGGTTTACGGTGCATtcggaaaatattttttcatttctacGGGCGAATACAAAGGTAGCCCCCGACAGTTCTTCGACGATATTTGGCGCTTCGATTTAAGTTCCCTTAGCTGGAGAAGGCTGGACGAAAACTCTGAGACAAGACCCGAGCAACGCTACGGGTCATCGGGAGGTATTTTTAACAACGGTGACGATAATAATGGATTTTATGTAACCCACGGCTTCTCGGGAAGACGATACTCAAacactttcaaatttgacttggGGAAGAACGAATGGCAGCTGAAATTTACTGGCTCAAACAACTACAACCCGAATTTACCCCACGCTCGATGCCTTCATTCTGCAACAATGATCCAATCCGACGAGTTGCTCCTGTATGGAGGTTGTTTGGG AGGGGGAGGCACAGGTGGCCCGTGTCCATCTAAAGATAGCTGGAAATTTTCTGCTAACAAAAAAGAATGGACCAAATTACCTGAATGCTCAAACCCGAGGATGTACACTTCAATGGCAATGCTTCCACCGCTGAATGGCAGCGAGCGAAGAGCTGTGTTATATGCTGGCCAAGAAAAATCAATATCAGTGCTAGGG ACGCCAAATTATGACGCTAATGAAGTAACTGTGTTTAACCCGGAGACAAACGAATGGAAGAGGGTTACAGTAGAG GGCGACAATGTCCCGGTAAAGAGAGCTGGTCACGTGATGGCTACAACTGATGAAGGAATTGTAGTATTTGGTGGAGAAGATGTAGA CAATGGCGACCTTCTCAATGACCTCTGGCTGTTAGAGGGTAGCGCTTCAGATGCTGATGCCAGTCCTTCAGCCGGTGGGTGTGGATCCTATGATTTTAACCTCATTGGACTCCATGCCCTCTTCATGTTCCTCGGTTGGGGCGTGTTTCTTCAAGCAGGTGCTTTCATTGCACGTTACTTTAGACACGTTGAAAACGCTTGGTGGTTCAAGATGCATCGCATTTTTCAG GTGACCGGTCTCGTCTTGGCTTTCCTTGGCTTAGTTTGTGCCGCAGTGTCTGTGCCGTTTGGCCATTTAAATTTTGCGCATGGTGGACTTGGTTTTGTTATAATGGTCATTGGTCTTCTTCAACCGCTCAATGCTCATTT CCGACCTCATGCTCCAAAGGCCAATGAAATCAAGACAAAAGGTCGCTTCATCTGGGAATTGTTTCATAAAAATCTTGGCCGCCTCGCCCTTTTTCTGGCCCTCATCAACATCAGCTTAGGGTTCTTCTTGGCGCTTGTACCTAGTGCAGTCTTGGCTGTCTGGTTCGTGCTTCTAGGGCTGTACATCACCGCGCACGTCTTGATGGAAGTACGGTTTAGATTAAAAACGAGTCCCAAAAGTCCCAAAGTTGTGACCATCGCAATGGACTGA